The DNA region cccaatcgatcgtgccaagttatgaattcattttggctagtaaacttctggtttacaatggcatgtgattcaattgcactaatcttggtataatacaacccagatgaaagtgagggtaatttttctaatataactttcttatttgaatcatgagttatgatacataaatactcatgattttcctcattcattgtctcaacgtgatatccatttcggcgaatatctttaaaactcaacaagttcctcagagacttggtagataatagtgcattatttattataaattttgttcctccaggaaacaaaattatagctcttccggagccttcaatcacattgcctgagccaataatagtattaacatattcctcttttggcataagatgggtaaaatatatatcacttttgagaatagtgtgcaaacttgcactatccgcaaggcatacatcttcattacatatccttgccattctcttcaaaaacaaataataataaaatgagtaatatgcaaagttaaattgaatacttgatcagaattttttttctaagaaacactgtacataaaataatgtcatatactaaaattttattttaaaatttgacacatttaataatttcaaaattcataaacattaatatttcattatttatctacatcacatttgaaacttaaatacatagaaaataaaacttaacaataagttctttacattatttatttacatagatacttcataatcccacatattaaactattccatcattgatcaaatgaccaatatttccttcaggatcctcaaagaaatcagatacatcataatgagtagtggagttctcagcatcatttgaaacaaaatttgtttcctttcctttgtcgtcctttttcaaagatacctggtaaagatcgactaggtgccttggggtacgacaggtacgagaccaatggccctttccaccacaatggAAACACTTATCCcctgttgatttattctgcccgatattcctttctttatcccacttctggtgagatcctctcttttgaacataattctttttccttccataacttttttttattattaaaaccttgccatttacctcttctagggtaatttgccacatttacttcaggaaatgggacaGCGCcaactgggcgcgcttcatgatttttcaataacaactcattgttgcgttcagcaacaagaaggcaagaaattaactcagaatattttttaaactctttctctcgatactgctgctgcaggagcacattcgaggcatggaaggttgagaaagttttctccaacatatcatgatcaattattttttctccacacaatttcattcgtgaggtgattcggaacattgcagaattatattcatttatagatttaaaatcttgtaaacgcaatgcgtccattcatatcgggcttgagaaagtatcaccgttttctgatgattatacctttcttcaaggtctttccaaagatctgcaggatcttttaatgtaagatattcatttttcaatccttcgtcaagatgacgacgaaggaaaatcatggctttagctttatccttctgagatgcattattttcagccttaatggtatttccaagatccattgaatcaagatggatttcagcatctagtatccatgataaataattgtttctagatatatcaagagcattgaattcaagatgagagagcttcgacataaaTGTTAATTACATTAGAttaatttacttttaataatgataattttatttgtgttgtgaaataaataaaagatatattaaatataaaataaagatgtattaATATAAGACTCtaacattaaaataattagctcaataataatttgtatatatataataatattatatgttgtaatgtgtatatatatataaagatagaaaatagtataaaaagtaaagagagagaattgcataaatatatatatatatatatatatatatatatatatatatatatatatatatatatatataaggatatAAAGGTTTAGCTTTAAATTTTTTGGGAATATTATCTAGAGCTAAAAATTGGTCCATGAAATAATagattaaaataataacaataataacaacaataaaatccttctataataataataataataataataataataataataataataataataataataatgcctaataataaaaaaagttaggATATCACTAtccaaatctttctttttttggccaaaatttatatatgtatattcatatttaacttgtataataataaaaaataaagatatttttagttttaaaaaaaatattcaaaattaattgctagtattatttttattatatttttatttttgagtttatattttttcataaaattagtAAATGAAAGtctattagataattaaaatttatgctaaaaaattttggttttgttAAATTAGATGAaacgtattaaaaaaatatatatatttaacaaaacCAAAATATtccagaaaaaaatttaattgttcaatatattttcatctaattttacaaaaaaaaatataaactcaaaaataaaaagaaatagagtaaaaataacattattcattatttttgaaTAATGTTTTTCTTTTGAAACAGGGACGAATTTAAAATAGAGCAAGcataatttttttgaacaaagTTAAcaatttaaagtatttaaaattattatatattatataattttatttaaaaaatagaataaataattatttagataaataattaaattattaaactcaaAAGCAAGTAATAATCCTTAAATTGAGATAAACATTATTTTCAATCATTTTTCGATTAAATgaatttccaaaatttttaaaatttaaacttttttttctctttttaaatatttttctcttaattttcacatctattatcatataaaaatactttaatatttataataactaaaaaatcttTACATATTATAGTacatgcatgaaagtaaattattgtaaactttatttatttttctcatgatattaaaattataacatattaagtaactttattaaaataattatattttatatattttatttaaaaatatattttaaatgcatataacaaagttattagaataatttatttatattattttatagtatatttatttataatataaagcataaaaatataacttactgCTATAATAATACTCAACAaagtaaactaataaaaaaatagataattttttatattttattgaatctaaaataaaaaaaattataagaactaagataattttttatataataataataaattattattattattattattattattattattataatagaaggatattattgttgttattattattattattttaatttattattttatggaCCAATTTTTAGCTGCTAgataatattcataaaaaatttaaaactaaacctTTACAAACTAATAAAGCCcaacaaataaattattattgttaaaagtAAATTAATCTAATGTAATTAATATTTATGATGTTGATATCTATTCATTCTACTTTGACACAGAAATTGTCTACCAAAGTAGAGGCAATGCTAACACGCGTCACTTTTGCACTAGTGCCACGCCTCTTCAGCACATGAAGAAATTCTTTCAGCACAGTAGCATTACCCTTGTAATAAATGTGGTAATAAGCTTAAATATGTGTTACATTGCCTTTGGGATTGTTTCACTGCTCGTGATGTATGGAATTATTTAGATCCTTCTATTGTTGAACATGCTCATGCTTCTGACTTTCAATCCTGAACTACTAGcgttattaataatttaatagtaAAGAGGAAGTAGTGGCAGCTAAAATTTGGTAGATTTGGCAGAATAGATGTAATAATCCCTTCAACTCGAATGAACCTTGGCCTAGGAGAAAAATCTCTTGCCTTGCGAGAGCCTTGGTGAATGAGTTAAAAAGGGTGAAGAAGGATAGAAACTTTTGAAATTATGCAATCCAGAATTTGTGGCAGCCACCCCCAGAATGTTTTTAAGGTCAACTGTGATACTAGTGTTCTCCCGAACTCTCTTGAAGCGGGCTTTGGGTGCGTTATCCGTGATCGTTATGGCACTTGGGTGTTAGGTAGCTCGGAACGTCTTCCCTTTGATTCAGTTTTCAGGATTGAGTTATTGGCAGTTTAGAATGGTCTTATAATTGTGTGAGAAGTTAGTTGTAATTCCCTTATTTGTGAAACTAATTCTATAGAGGTGTATCTTTTGCTGGTCAATATTATCAACTATGTTGAAGAAGATTATGAAGTTGTTAAGTAAAAACTAGGAAGTGTCATTCACTTGGGTTAGAAGAGAAGCTACTATTGCTGCTAATTGTCTGGCAAAGATAGAGGGTAAAAGTATTTATTCTCATTCGGTATGAATTCAGCCAAGTGATGACCTCAAGCAGATTTTGTTAAAGAATTCTGCTGCGTAGTTTTCTGGGGTTGTATTCCTGtttgttttagtttttgtttcagaCACCAAAAAATATTGATGCTGAATTCTTATAAAAGTCTTTTTTTTTCCTGATGATGGTAAAGTGGTTGGCAAGGAACCCAAAGAATTAACAAGTAGCAATGATAATGTTGGAAGGCGAATTGATGTGTAGCTCTAGAGAATGTTGATTGTTGAGTAAGATCTTAAGTGGGTATGTTTAATGTATGGccaaaaaatatacaactaaGTTTATTGCTTCTCATCATATATACGACATGCATAATGTCATTGTAGATGTCTTGTGTAGGCAATTTCGTAGGAACAGTATTGTGTGGATAATGTATATGTTAGTGCCAATTCTCGTTCAAATTTGAACAGCATAACCAGACAGTTGTAAATATCATGTGGAAGAGGaataaaatcaaatcatcaaATTCCTTACATTACAAAGCTGGCATAACACACATGCCATACATTGAAAGAAGCACTGCACAACACACCATCTTTGTCCAAGCACTCTCAATTGACATAATCGAAACCGAAAGaggggcaagaacaaggaaaatAATGCTAGTCTTGTATCTTGTGACCCAATCCAATAAGAAGTCATAATTGGCTATTTTGCAAGTTTGAAGTATAGAATCAAGGCTATAGCAACAACTAGGACGAACACAATGAAGCTGATAATCCATTTGTTCCTGTCCATCCTTCTTGACATGTTGGTCAAAATTTTCTTACTTTTGCCTATGTTATCATCCACTCCATGAAGCTGCAACAAAGAATATTATAATATAGATCAAGTATGAATACTTTCACACTATGACTCAGGAAAGAGAATGTTTTCACTTGAGTTTTAAAGATAAATATACTAATTTATCATCTACACCAAAACTACATAAATGATGGTTCCATAGTCACCAGCATATAGAAATTACTGCCATAGAACACGATATTTTCAAGACAAACTTGCTAATCAACAGAATCACAGACGCATATTAAACATTATAGAAAAGGTTACCGTATTGTGTGCATGCAACAAGGATTGTCGTTGCGAGTGCAAATCTTGAAGAATTGAAACACCAAGCTCTTCTGTTTCCAGCATTGTTCTTCTACTGTCCTTAACTCTTTCACTGGTCTTGTTCAGCCTCTCAGTTGACATCATTAATCTTGATCTCTGATCAGCTGATGCCTAATGAATTCACATTAGAAGTTAATATCAAAGGAATGTTATATGCACCATTTTTGTTCATACCACTCTTGTACGCCTTTCATTTTTTGTATTAAAAGTAACTGATAAGAAGTGAGAGAAGATAAAAAGTTTGTTTTTATACAATATAAAGGTGTACACAAAACATGATGCAAACATAATTTCTTTTAATATCAGGTTTGGTGACACAAATTCAATAAACGAGTGTTCAGAAAGGAGGATTAAATCTGTTTTCAGTTATTCTCAACATTTGTACATCAGATAAGAAGAAAGTAATTTACAGCAATATGACTCAATGAAATGTTCTAGGATTAGTAGCCATCGAAACTAATCTGATAAATAAAAACACATTTCCACCTCATCAACCATTCATCACATATTAGTAAGTATCAAAGCAGCCATGGGTAGAAAAAGGTATTTTAATCATATTAGGATCTACTTAGATAAACATTATTGCTTACTATTTTGGTTTTAGTCCACTTCACTAGGAAATAACCATCAACAGAATTAAAACATACATTTTACAAATTATTCACCATGAAAGGTTGCTTCTCTTTCTCTAAGGCTTCAAATCCTATCCTTAAGTACAAAAAATGATATAGAAAATCATATTGTGCCTGTTTAATGAATATGTTTGCTGCAAACCTTATGTTTGAAGATTCAACAGCATGTAATCACAATCAATTATCATTGAACATCAATAAGCGCTGTAAAATAAAGGAATTATACCGTCATAGCATCTGCCATGCCTGATTCCAACAACTCATCCCGTGCAGAGGGGTTCAGGTTACCAGATACAATTTTTTTAACTTCGCTTTTAAGATTGTTGAGATCAGATTTATACTCCCGCAACTTAGCAAGAAGAACAGCCTTGATATTTGGCTGCAAACTTCTCGCCTCAAGGTCCATCTTTCGGATCTGTAAATTCACTAGCAAAACCATATCAGAATCCCATATTTccttaaaaaaatgtattataaAGAGTTGTAGAAAGTACCAAAGCTTCTGCTTCATCAATTCCAGTCTTTACTTCCGAAACTTTTTGCTTCTTTTGCTCTGcagattaaacaaaaaattattgattgaatatACATACAATCAACACTTCAGAAAGGGATAAGACATTCTTTAATCATGACCATACTCAGAGCTGGGAGGCCTCGGAAATTGCTTTCACAATATCATTACAAAATATCTTGAAAGCAATAAACAGAACGAGTCTGTCATTTCTGTAATGATAAATGAAAACTGAAAGCTTATAAActaaggggggggggggggggggggagggggtaAAGCACCTTTCCATAGGCAATCTATTTCTAGGAACAACAAATTTTGCATCAATATTGCTTTGGAACTTTGGTCGAAACTCGAAAGGAGATATACAACAATAACTTAAAGAGACCTATGTCCTAAAGAATATTATGTACCATTATCCAAATTTACACATTCTAAacggtcaaaaaaaaaaaaaagatagcaaGAGAGTACTCAGATAATTAACCTATAGTCTTGTAGATACTGATGAAGACACTAAACTCTTCAATCAATAACATTCAAAACAATCACACTGATTAAAAACCACAAAGTATCAACCCAAAGAAGATGATTCAATAAAAACAACAATAAGCGTAAGATCAATCAAGAATCAGCAAATACCTCCATTAAGAGAAGCAGCCGCAGTGCACTTCTTCGATAGATTCGCCGATAACTCACAGTACTGGCGCTCGTATCCCTCGAATACGTTGCTCATCGTCGATAACCTTATACGCCCTCTGCTCGATTCACGatcaacaataacaaaaaaatgaaCCAATTAAAAGAACGAAAGCATCAATAAATAACTAAGCTGAACGAAATTCAAACTATTAGGATCCAAAATCAGGCATAGAAACCCTAATTCGATCAAcacaataaatgaataaataaataacaaaagaagAGGAACGGAAACTGATCGAAAAATTCAAGGTAGAGGAGTAAATCGAACCTGCTATGGCCGGAGGAGTGGAAACGACGGCGGAGAATTGGGCGGAGAGAGGTGGGTGCGTTTTGTTTGGGAGAAGGAATAAAACGACAATGGAAGGAATATTAGTGGAGGATGAATGGTAAGTGGGATTGTTGCGGTCAGTGTTGTTATTCTGACGTTACTGAGTCTTGCGTTTTCTCTTTTATGTGATTGGAGGATTGGCCGATTGGAGAGTATGACTAGGAGgacctcatgactttttcatAGGAAACACTTTTACATAGAGGAAAAATATTGAGTTTAATTAGCATATATTTACATAAAAGAGATTATGAGTAAAACCTAAACTTTTAGCtagaactttttttttaataaatttttatcacgttaaaaaattttaaattttttttttagaaaaattatccaatctatttattttatcaattactaACAAAATTATGTTATGTATCACATTAAGTCGTTAatgcaataaaaattaaaagcattTGTTACTTAGACAATAGGATGAGTTTGATTATTGTGCATGTTTGAGAGAGAGATAAATATAGTGATATATATCCTTCATTTGGTTTGGTGAGATACAAATATTTGATGGACaggaataaatataaatatataaaatttagacTATATAATGTGTACATCAAAATTAGTtatctatataaaatatataacataatataaatacacattaaaaataaattaaatcacacatatatttatagataaatatattagtggctgattttaatgactaattttagtatacaaaaaatatttttgataaaaatttatatatcacttttaagtTAAGACACTAAAACACAGatacaattatttttttctcttttatccttcaatatttaaatttcaattttaacttactataataaatttttttcatttgtctcttcatcattttttttcttctatatttttttatttttcatcattGTTTTCGCTGTCATTGtgtcctcttctcttcttccttcctttctcACTCTTTATCAACTATCCAGATCAGTCACATGACGTTATGAGCTCTTCTCTTCGTCTTCTCCTTCTTACTCTTCGTCACTCATCCAGATCTATCACCCCCTTCGTCATCACTAGACCCTCCACTCTTCGTCGTTCCCTTCTCATTCTTTGTCATTCGTCCATATTTATCGTCTCTATTTTTCCTTCGTCTAGATCTGCCGCCTCTATTTATCCTCCTCCTCTCACTCTTTGCcgcttctccttctctctctgctCCTCCGTCTAGTGTTATGCGCCTTTTCCTCTATCCGTCTCCCGCTGTCTTCCTTATTTCTCTTATTCTCTTTTGacttttctaatttttgtttattattaccGTAATTACTACCTCCGTTTCTGTCATTTTTTAGATGAATAAATAGtgattgttaaaaaatatataagatatgattttttgttaattatagaTGATGGATCTGATCGTGATGGTGGTAGTAGTGATAGTGGTACAACTAGTGATGATAAATttggtatttttttatataatataaattcaaCGTATTGCTGCGTATATTtttactaaacaaaataaaaaatttgtgtatGTTTATGTGTAGTACTATCTTTTTGTGTTTGTCCACTGTTTGTTAGGACAACAAACAAAGAGAGCCTTAGTTACTAtctcaaaataataaaaacatagcataaaagtggattttttatttaaattaaataaatatataaattacgaAAATACATAAACGGTGATGTATTTACAAAAATACATTATGATACACATCTCGGATGCTGAGGGGTAAACCCAGAAATGAGCATATTTCAGCGCGTCTGAGACCCCGTGCTGTGACCAGGTGACACCGAGTCATATCTTGAGTGCACCCGAGATATGCGTAAAAAGAGAATAGGGTCTCAGCACCCGAGATATATACACTTTCCTAATTCCACCATTAGCATCCGAGATATAGTCAACAGTTTAATTTGGGTATAAGTGTAACATCCTACCACGCAGAGTCTTATGCTATAGTCATAAAATtgaggtggcgaggcgctacgacctctaaaaataaaatcttatatataatatagttgaaaTGAAGATTTATCTAGGAGCCTTTAAA from Arachis hypogaea cultivar Tifrunner chromosome 10, arahy.Tifrunner.gnm2.J5K5, whole genome shotgun sequence includes:
- the LOC112716435 gene encoding vesicle transport v-SNARE 13 is translated as MSNVFEGYERQYCELSANLSKKCTAAASLNGEQKKQKVSEVKTGIDEAEALIRKMDLEARSLQPNIKAVLLAKLREYKSDLNNLKSEVKKIVSGNLNPSARDELLESGMADAMTASADQRSRLMMSTERLNKTSERVKDSRRTMLETEELGVSILQDLHSQRQSLLHAHNTLHGVDDNIGKSKKILTNMSRRMDRNKWIISFIVFVLVVAIALILYFKLAK